Proteins encoded in a region of the Diospyros lotus cultivar Yz01 chromosome 9, ASM1463336v1, whole genome shotgun sequence genome:
- the LOC127810391 gene encoding disease resistance protein RPV1-like isoform X2 encodes MKKAASSLGLSSLFRFHLCSMVSPRVEEFSSSTSQCAYDVFLSSRGKETRKSFTDQLYIALLDSGFHTFRDEEGIEVGENIKPELWKAIQDSKISIVVFSEDYASSCWCLDELLMILKRRRASGHEVLPIFYNMDPTLIKKQKERYMEAFARHEVQFIAEVDERKVEWVDKLKDRWAALEELADLGGMVSKDQDDGDESKFIQQVVIAVQDKINRTILNVSPYLIGTHTRAEDINTWLQDESGDVSLAAICGMGGIGKTTIAKVVYNLKFSSFEGGSFLENIREISGQPRGLIRLQKKLLSDILRGRKEKVYSIDEGIAKIKAALYCKRVLVVLDDVDKMEQLDAILGMRDWFSQGSKIIITTRNEQLPRAHETCRIYRVEKLDDAESLELFSWHAFGQDHPTDDYEADSRRMVHYCDGLPLAIKVLSTSLSGKSLDVWKSHLEKLKAIPNGKVFEKLKISYENLQDEHDKNLFLHIACFFVGKDKDWTVQVLNKCDFYTTIGIHNLIDRCMLSIDFRNKLRMHQLIQDMGREIVRQESPYEPGKRSRIWNHEESFDVLAEKTGAEKIEGLILDMHFLKGVAEGNSSEVVFETNAFAKMCKLRLLQLNFVQLSGSFEKFPKTLRWLCWHGFPFESIHNDFQLDNVVALDMRYSRLKNVWDGRKCFSSLKILNLSHSHFLAKTPDFSLVPNLERLILKDCVNLAEVHESIGNLKALAVMILKDCRNLRKLPTNFIVLKSFEKLDISGCSNLDELPTGLMNMKSLKVFLADRIDISRLLSTTGEPKSRYAFLWSLVQRFGRVPQLSRSPLPSSLVRLSLENCNLSDDVFPMDFSHLNLLRDLNLGRNPIRSLPECIRGLSALHILRLESCTELQSLLELPSLEILQVPECTSLQRITYQSSTSGPQIIELTNCGKLVDLEGDIKLEPIGNVDAEVIKVLGLHNVQSMTNVEMDFFNGVSANSTSSGRIERLPIQVPRPELLLCLCTFR; translated from the exons ATGAAAAAGGCAGCAAGCAGCTTGGGCCTTTCCTCCTTGTTCCGTTTCCATCTTTGTTCAATGGTTAGTCCAAGAGTCGAAGAATTCTCCTCTTCCACTTCTCAGTGTGCTTATGATGTGTTCTTGAGCTCTAGAGGCAAAGAGACCCGCAAGAGTTTCACCGATCAACTTTATATAGCTCTGCTGGATTCAGGATTTCACACTTTCAGGGATGAGGAGGGGATAGAAGTAGGAGAAAACATCAAGCCTGAACTTTGGAAAGCAATTCAAGACTCTAAAATTTCAATAGTGGTGTTCTCCGAGGACTATGCTTCTTCATGTTGGTGTCTTGATGAGCTTTTGATGATTCTCAAACGCAGGAGGGCCTCTGGACATGAAGTTTTACCCATATTTTATAACATGGATCCAACCTTAATCAAGAAGCAAAAGGAAAGGTATATGGAAGCATTTGCCAGGCATGAGGTGCAATTCATAGCTGAAGTGGATGAAAGAAAAGTTGAGTGGGTGGACAAATTGAAGGATCGGTGGGCAGCTCTTGAAGAACTTGCGGATTTGGGAGGAATGGTTTCAAAAGATCAAGATGATGG AGATGAGTCAAAGTTTATCCAGCAAGTTGTTATAGCAGTTCAAGACAAAATCAATCGCACAATCTTGAATGTTTCCCCTTACTTAATTGGAACGCATACTCGCGCAGAAGACATCAACACTTGGTTACAAGATGAATCTGGTGATGTTAGCCTGGCAGCCATTTGTGGGATGGGCGGAATAGGGAAGACTACGATAGCTAAAGTTgtgtataatttaaaattctcaAGTTTTGAAGGTGGCAGCTTTCttgaaaatataagagaaatttCAGGACAACCCAGAGGTTTAATTCGTTTGCAAAAAAAACTTCTTTCAGATATTCTAAGGGGGAGAAAGGAAAAAGTATATAGTATTGATGAAGGGATCGCCAAAATTAAAGCTGCCCTATATTGCAAAAGAGTTCTTGTGGTCCTTGATGATGTTGACAAAATGGAGCAATTGGATGCAATACTTGGAATGCGAGATTGGTTTTCTCAAGGAAGTAAAATCATAATTACAACCAGGAATGAGCAGTTACCAAGGGCTCATGAAACTTGCAGGATATACAGGGTTGAAAAATTGGATGATGCAGAATCACTAGAGCTCTTCAGTTGGCATGCCTTTGGACAAGACCATCCCACTGATGATTATGAGGCAGATTCTAGAAGAATGGTGCACTACTGTGATGGGTTGCCATTAGCCATTAAAGTTTTGAGTACTTCTTTATCTGGAAAAAGCCTAGATGTATGGAAGAGTCATTTAGAAAAACTAAAAGCAATACCCAACGGTAAAGTATTTGAAAAGCTCAAAATAAGCTATGAAAATTTGCAAGATGAGCATGACAAAAATTTGTTCCTCCATATTGCTTGTTTCTTCGTTGGGAAAGACAAAGATTGGACAGTTCAAGTCCTAAACAAGTGTGACTTCTACACGACAATTGGAATCCACAATCTTATTGATAGATGCATGTTAAGTATTGATTTCCGGAATAAGTTGAGAATGCATCaattgattcaagatatgggAAGAGAAATTGTTCGGCAAGAATCGCCATATGAGCCAGGTAAGCGCAGTAGAATATGGAATCATGAAGAGTCCTTTGATGTCTTGGCAGAAAAAACT GGTGCTGAGAAAATAGAAGGCCTCATTCTGGACATGCACTTCTTGAAGG GGGTTGCTGAAGGAAATTCTAGCGAAGTAGTTTTTGAAACAAATGCATTTGCAAAGATGTGCAAGCTAAGACTTCTCCAGCTCAATTTTGTACAACTCAGTGGCAGCTTTGAAAAATTTCCTAAAACATTAAGGTGGTTGTGTTGGCATGGCTTCCCTTTTGAATCTATACACAATGACTTCCAATTGGATAACGTGGTGGCTCTTGACATGCGTTACAGCAGGTTGAAAAATGTTTGGGATGGAAGAAAG TGTTTTAGTTCATTGAAAATCCTTAATCTCAGTCACTCTCATTTCCTTGCCAAAACTCCTGATTTCTCACTAGTCCCCAATCTTGAGAGACTAATTCTTAAAGATTGTGTGAACTTGGCTGAGGTTCATGAATCCATTGGAAACTTAAAGGCACTTGCTGTTATGATCCTAAAAGATTGCAGAAATCTGAGGAAGTTGCCAACAAACTTCATTGTGCTAAAATCTTTTGAAAAGCTCGACATATCTGGTTGCTCAAATCTTGATGAGTTGCCAACAGGACTGATGAATATGAAATCTTTGAAAGTGTTCCTTGCTGACAGAATTGATATAAGTCGTTTGCTCTCAACCACTGGAGAGCCAAAATCTCGATATGCATTTCTTTGGTCTTTGGTACAAAGGTTTGGAAGAGTTCCACAGTTGTCACGGTCTCCTTTGCCGAGCTCATTAGTACGGTTGAGTCTTGAAAACTGCAATCTCTCTGATGATGTTTTCCCCATGGATTTTAGTCACTTGAACTTGTTGAGGGATTTGAACCTTGGCAGAAATCCTATCCGTAGCCTACCAGAATGCATCAGAGGTCTTAGTGCACTACATATCCTACGCTTAGAATCATGTACAGAGCTTCAATCGCTTTTGGAGCTACCGAGCTTGGAAATATTGCAGGTGCCAGAGTGCACATCTTTGCAAAGGATAACTTATCAGTCAAGTACGTCCGGACCACAAATCATAGAACTAACAAATTGTGGGAAACTGGTTGACCTAGAGGGTGACATCAAGCTTGAGCCTATAGGAAATGTAGATGCGGAAGTCATAAAAGTTTTGGGCTTGCACAACGTGCAATCTATGACAAACGTTGAGATGGACTTTTTCAATGGCGTCTCAGCAAATAGCACCTCATCCGGCAGAATTGAGAGGCTTCCTATtcag GTTCCAAGGCCTGAACTTCTGTTGTGTCTATGCACTTTCCGATAA
- the LOC127810391 gene encoding disease resistance protein RPV1-like isoform X1 — MKKAASSLGLSSLFRFHLCSMVSPRVEEFSSSTSQCAYDVFLSSRGKETRKSFTDQLYIALLDSGFHTFRDEEGIEVGENIKPELWKAIQDSKISIVVFSEDYASSCWCLDELLMILKRRRASGHEVLPIFYNMDPTLIKKQKERYMEAFARHEVQFIAEVDERKVEWVDKLKDRWAALEELADLGGMVSKDQDDGDESKFIQQVVIAVQDKINRTILNVSPYLIGTHTRAEDINTWLQDESGDVSLAAICGMGGIGKTTIAKVVYNLKFSSFEGGSFLENIREISGQPRGLIRLQKKLLSDILRGRKEKVYSIDEGIAKIKAALYCKRVLVVLDDVDKMEQLDAILGMRDWFSQGSKIIITTRNEQLPRAHETCRIYRVEKLDDAESLELFSWHAFGQDHPTDDYEADSRRMVHYCDGLPLAIKVLSTSLSGKSLDVWKSHLEKLKAIPNGKVFEKLKISYENLQDEHDKNLFLHIACFFVGKDKDWTVQVLNKCDFYTTIGIHNLIDRCMLSIDFRNKLRMHQLIQDMGREIVRQESPYEPGKRSRIWNHEESFDVLAEKTGAEKIEGLILDMHFLKGVAEGNSSEVVFETNAFAKMCKLRLLQLNFVQLSGSFEKFPKTLRWLCWHGFPFESIHNDFQLDNVVALDMRYSRLKNVWDGRKCFSSLKILNLSHSHFLAKTPDFSLVPNLERLILKDCVNLAEVHESIGNLKALAVMILKDCRNLRKLPTNFIVLKSFEKLDISGCSNLDELPTGLMNMKSLKVFLADRIDISRLLSTTGEPKSRYAFLWSLVQRFGRVPQLSRSPLPSSLVRLSLENCNLSDDVFPMDFSHLNLLRDLNLGRNPIRSLPECIRGLSALHILRLESCTELQSLLELPSLEILQVPECTSLQRITYQSSTSGPQIIELTNCGKLVDLEGDIKLEPIGNVDAEVIKVLGLHNVQSMTNVEMDFFNGVSANSTSSGRIERLPIQGLHEEGIFSTFFPGGEVPDWFSNKSAGSAISFTVCSLPNCRFQGLNFCCVYALSDKEEICWPPPLFAKVCNKSKDLKWIYGPRGFVIPKAGEEVIWLSHWKLGNYLDAGDEVTVKVVVDVGFQVKECGINHVCAQDQEDIEKASFDHSRLDACIYGSIPRVSSVTINGATFLGIRINYSRGRSSLSHHLSRYDWSQKLLEDSTEITGQVVVQDENGVFRLPTGAARI, encoded by the exons ATGAAAAAGGCAGCAAGCAGCTTGGGCCTTTCCTCCTTGTTCCGTTTCCATCTTTGTTCAATGGTTAGTCCAAGAGTCGAAGAATTCTCCTCTTCCACTTCTCAGTGTGCTTATGATGTGTTCTTGAGCTCTAGAGGCAAAGAGACCCGCAAGAGTTTCACCGATCAACTTTATATAGCTCTGCTGGATTCAGGATTTCACACTTTCAGGGATGAGGAGGGGATAGAAGTAGGAGAAAACATCAAGCCTGAACTTTGGAAAGCAATTCAAGACTCTAAAATTTCAATAGTGGTGTTCTCCGAGGACTATGCTTCTTCATGTTGGTGTCTTGATGAGCTTTTGATGATTCTCAAACGCAGGAGGGCCTCTGGACATGAAGTTTTACCCATATTTTATAACATGGATCCAACCTTAATCAAGAAGCAAAAGGAAAGGTATATGGAAGCATTTGCCAGGCATGAGGTGCAATTCATAGCTGAAGTGGATGAAAGAAAAGTTGAGTGGGTGGACAAATTGAAGGATCGGTGGGCAGCTCTTGAAGAACTTGCGGATTTGGGAGGAATGGTTTCAAAAGATCAAGATGATGG AGATGAGTCAAAGTTTATCCAGCAAGTTGTTATAGCAGTTCAAGACAAAATCAATCGCACAATCTTGAATGTTTCCCCTTACTTAATTGGAACGCATACTCGCGCAGAAGACATCAACACTTGGTTACAAGATGAATCTGGTGATGTTAGCCTGGCAGCCATTTGTGGGATGGGCGGAATAGGGAAGACTACGATAGCTAAAGTTgtgtataatttaaaattctcaAGTTTTGAAGGTGGCAGCTTTCttgaaaatataagagaaatttCAGGACAACCCAGAGGTTTAATTCGTTTGCAAAAAAAACTTCTTTCAGATATTCTAAGGGGGAGAAAGGAAAAAGTATATAGTATTGATGAAGGGATCGCCAAAATTAAAGCTGCCCTATATTGCAAAAGAGTTCTTGTGGTCCTTGATGATGTTGACAAAATGGAGCAATTGGATGCAATACTTGGAATGCGAGATTGGTTTTCTCAAGGAAGTAAAATCATAATTACAACCAGGAATGAGCAGTTACCAAGGGCTCATGAAACTTGCAGGATATACAGGGTTGAAAAATTGGATGATGCAGAATCACTAGAGCTCTTCAGTTGGCATGCCTTTGGACAAGACCATCCCACTGATGATTATGAGGCAGATTCTAGAAGAATGGTGCACTACTGTGATGGGTTGCCATTAGCCATTAAAGTTTTGAGTACTTCTTTATCTGGAAAAAGCCTAGATGTATGGAAGAGTCATTTAGAAAAACTAAAAGCAATACCCAACGGTAAAGTATTTGAAAAGCTCAAAATAAGCTATGAAAATTTGCAAGATGAGCATGACAAAAATTTGTTCCTCCATATTGCTTGTTTCTTCGTTGGGAAAGACAAAGATTGGACAGTTCAAGTCCTAAACAAGTGTGACTTCTACACGACAATTGGAATCCACAATCTTATTGATAGATGCATGTTAAGTATTGATTTCCGGAATAAGTTGAGAATGCATCaattgattcaagatatgggAAGAGAAATTGTTCGGCAAGAATCGCCATATGAGCCAGGTAAGCGCAGTAGAATATGGAATCATGAAGAGTCCTTTGATGTCTTGGCAGAAAAAACT GGTGCTGAGAAAATAGAAGGCCTCATTCTGGACATGCACTTCTTGAAGG GGGTTGCTGAAGGAAATTCTAGCGAAGTAGTTTTTGAAACAAATGCATTTGCAAAGATGTGCAAGCTAAGACTTCTCCAGCTCAATTTTGTACAACTCAGTGGCAGCTTTGAAAAATTTCCTAAAACATTAAGGTGGTTGTGTTGGCATGGCTTCCCTTTTGAATCTATACACAATGACTTCCAATTGGATAACGTGGTGGCTCTTGACATGCGTTACAGCAGGTTGAAAAATGTTTGGGATGGAAGAAAG TGTTTTAGTTCATTGAAAATCCTTAATCTCAGTCACTCTCATTTCCTTGCCAAAACTCCTGATTTCTCACTAGTCCCCAATCTTGAGAGACTAATTCTTAAAGATTGTGTGAACTTGGCTGAGGTTCATGAATCCATTGGAAACTTAAAGGCACTTGCTGTTATGATCCTAAAAGATTGCAGAAATCTGAGGAAGTTGCCAACAAACTTCATTGTGCTAAAATCTTTTGAAAAGCTCGACATATCTGGTTGCTCAAATCTTGATGAGTTGCCAACAGGACTGATGAATATGAAATCTTTGAAAGTGTTCCTTGCTGACAGAATTGATATAAGTCGTTTGCTCTCAACCACTGGAGAGCCAAAATCTCGATATGCATTTCTTTGGTCTTTGGTACAAAGGTTTGGAAGAGTTCCACAGTTGTCACGGTCTCCTTTGCCGAGCTCATTAGTACGGTTGAGTCTTGAAAACTGCAATCTCTCTGATGATGTTTTCCCCATGGATTTTAGTCACTTGAACTTGTTGAGGGATTTGAACCTTGGCAGAAATCCTATCCGTAGCCTACCAGAATGCATCAGAGGTCTTAGTGCACTACATATCCTACGCTTAGAATCATGTACAGAGCTTCAATCGCTTTTGGAGCTACCGAGCTTGGAAATATTGCAGGTGCCAGAGTGCACATCTTTGCAAAGGATAACTTATCAGTCAAGTACGTCCGGACCACAAATCATAGAACTAACAAATTGTGGGAAACTGGTTGACCTAGAGGGTGACATCAAGCTTGAGCCTATAGGAAATGTAGATGCGGAAGTCATAAAAGTTTTGGGCTTGCACAACGTGCAATCTATGACAAACGTTGAGATGGACTTTTTCAATGGCGTCTCAGCAAATAGCACCTCATCCGGCAGAATTGAGAGGCTTCCTATtcag GGGCTGCATGAAGAAGGTATATTCAGCACATTTTTTCCAGGAGGCGAGGTTCCAGACTGGTTTAGCAATAAAAGTGCAGGGTCCGCAATATCTTTTACTGTGTGCTCACTACCTAATTGCAGGTTCCAAGGCCTGAACTTCTGTTGTGTCTATGCACTTTCCGATAAAGAGGAGATTTGCTGGCCACCTCCATTATTTGCTAAAGTTTGCAATAAGAGCAAGGATCTCAAGTGGATATATGGTCCGCGTGGCTTTGTCATTCCAAAAGCTGGAGAAGAGGTGATATGGTTAAGCCACTGGAAGCTTGGGAATTATTTAGACGCAGGTGATGAAGTGACAGTTAAAGTAGTCGTTGATGTTGGTTTTCAAGTGAAAGAGTGTGGCATAAACCATGTGTGCGCGCAAGATCAAGAGGACATCGAGAAAGCCTCTTTTGATCACTCTCGTTTAGATGCATGTATTTATGGAAGTATCCCACGGGTTTCTAGTGTAACTATTAATGGGGCAACTTTTCTCGGCATTCGTATCAACTACTCCCGGGGAAGGTCCTCACTATCACACCACCTTTCTAGATATGATTGGTCCCAAAAATTGTTGGAAGACTCCACAGAAATAACTG GCCAAGTGGTAGTACAAGATGAGAATGGGGTTTTCAGGCTACCAACAGGGGCAGCAAG AATTTGA
- the LOC127810391 gene encoding disease resistance protein RPV1-like isoform X3 produces MMEDINTWLQDESGDVSLAAICGMGGIGKTTIAKVVYNLKFSSFEGGSFLENIREISGQPRGLIRLQKKLLSDILRGRKEKVYSIDEGIAKIKAALYCKRVLVVLDDVDKMEQLDAILGMRDWFSQGSKIIITTRNEQLPRAHETCRIYRVEKLDDAESLELFSWHAFGQDHPTDDYEADSRRMVHYCDGLPLAIKVLSTSLSGKSLDVWKSHLEKLKAIPNGKVFEKLKISYENLQDEHDKNLFLHIACFFVGKDKDWTVQVLNKCDFYTTIGIHNLIDRCMLSIDFRNKLRMHQLIQDMGREIVRQESPYEPGKRSRIWNHEESFDVLAEKTGAEKIEGLILDMHFLKGVAEGNSSEVVFETNAFAKMCKLRLLQLNFVQLSGSFEKFPKTLRWLCWHGFPFESIHNDFQLDNVVALDMRYSRLKNVWDGRKCFSSLKILNLSHSHFLAKTPDFSLVPNLERLILKDCVNLAEVHESIGNLKALAVMILKDCRNLRKLPTNFIVLKSFEKLDISGCSNLDELPTGLMNMKSLKVFLADRIDISRLLSTTGEPKSRYAFLWSLVQRFGRVPQLSRSPLPSSLVRLSLENCNLSDDVFPMDFSHLNLLRDLNLGRNPIRSLPECIRGLSALHILRLESCTELQSLLELPSLEILQVPECTSLQRITYQSSTSGPQIIELTNCGKLVDLEGDIKLEPIGNVDAEVIKVLGLHNVQSMTNVEMDFFNGVSANSTSSGRIERLPIQGLHEEGIFSTFFPGGEVPDWFSNKSAGSAISFTVCSLPNCRFQGLNFCCVYALSDKEEICWPPPLFAKVCNKSKDLKWIYGPRGFVIPKAGEEVIWLSHWKLGNYLDAGDEVTVKVVVDVGFQVKECGINHVCAQDQEDIEKASFDHSRLDACIYGSIPRVSSVTINGATFLGIRINYSRGRSSLSHHLSRYDWSQKLLEDSTEITGQVVVQDENGVFRLPTGAARI; encoded by the exons ATGATGG AAGACATCAACACTTGGTTACAAGATGAATCTGGTGATGTTAGCCTGGCAGCCATTTGTGGGATGGGCGGAATAGGGAAGACTACGATAGCTAAAGTTgtgtataatttaaaattctcaAGTTTTGAAGGTGGCAGCTTTCttgaaaatataagagaaatttCAGGACAACCCAGAGGTTTAATTCGTTTGCAAAAAAAACTTCTTTCAGATATTCTAAGGGGGAGAAAGGAAAAAGTATATAGTATTGATGAAGGGATCGCCAAAATTAAAGCTGCCCTATATTGCAAAAGAGTTCTTGTGGTCCTTGATGATGTTGACAAAATGGAGCAATTGGATGCAATACTTGGAATGCGAGATTGGTTTTCTCAAGGAAGTAAAATCATAATTACAACCAGGAATGAGCAGTTACCAAGGGCTCATGAAACTTGCAGGATATACAGGGTTGAAAAATTGGATGATGCAGAATCACTAGAGCTCTTCAGTTGGCATGCCTTTGGACAAGACCATCCCACTGATGATTATGAGGCAGATTCTAGAAGAATGGTGCACTACTGTGATGGGTTGCCATTAGCCATTAAAGTTTTGAGTACTTCTTTATCTGGAAAAAGCCTAGATGTATGGAAGAGTCATTTAGAAAAACTAAAAGCAATACCCAACGGTAAAGTATTTGAAAAGCTCAAAATAAGCTATGAAAATTTGCAAGATGAGCATGACAAAAATTTGTTCCTCCATATTGCTTGTTTCTTCGTTGGGAAAGACAAAGATTGGACAGTTCAAGTCCTAAACAAGTGTGACTTCTACACGACAATTGGAATCCACAATCTTATTGATAGATGCATGTTAAGTATTGATTTCCGGAATAAGTTGAGAATGCATCaattgattcaagatatgggAAGAGAAATTGTTCGGCAAGAATCGCCATATGAGCCAGGTAAGCGCAGTAGAATATGGAATCATGAAGAGTCCTTTGATGTCTTGGCAGAAAAAACT GGTGCTGAGAAAATAGAAGGCCTCATTCTGGACATGCACTTCTTGAAGG GGGTTGCTGAAGGAAATTCTAGCGAAGTAGTTTTTGAAACAAATGCATTTGCAAAGATGTGCAAGCTAAGACTTCTCCAGCTCAATTTTGTACAACTCAGTGGCAGCTTTGAAAAATTTCCTAAAACATTAAGGTGGTTGTGTTGGCATGGCTTCCCTTTTGAATCTATACACAATGACTTCCAATTGGATAACGTGGTGGCTCTTGACATGCGTTACAGCAGGTTGAAAAATGTTTGGGATGGAAGAAAG TGTTTTAGTTCATTGAAAATCCTTAATCTCAGTCACTCTCATTTCCTTGCCAAAACTCCTGATTTCTCACTAGTCCCCAATCTTGAGAGACTAATTCTTAAAGATTGTGTGAACTTGGCTGAGGTTCATGAATCCATTGGAAACTTAAAGGCACTTGCTGTTATGATCCTAAAAGATTGCAGAAATCTGAGGAAGTTGCCAACAAACTTCATTGTGCTAAAATCTTTTGAAAAGCTCGACATATCTGGTTGCTCAAATCTTGATGAGTTGCCAACAGGACTGATGAATATGAAATCTTTGAAAGTGTTCCTTGCTGACAGAATTGATATAAGTCGTTTGCTCTCAACCACTGGAGAGCCAAAATCTCGATATGCATTTCTTTGGTCTTTGGTACAAAGGTTTGGAAGAGTTCCACAGTTGTCACGGTCTCCTTTGCCGAGCTCATTAGTACGGTTGAGTCTTGAAAACTGCAATCTCTCTGATGATGTTTTCCCCATGGATTTTAGTCACTTGAACTTGTTGAGGGATTTGAACCTTGGCAGAAATCCTATCCGTAGCCTACCAGAATGCATCAGAGGTCTTAGTGCACTACATATCCTACGCTTAGAATCATGTACAGAGCTTCAATCGCTTTTGGAGCTACCGAGCTTGGAAATATTGCAGGTGCCAGAGTGCACATCTTTGCAAAGGATAACTTATCAGTCAAGTACGTCCGGACCACAAATCATAGAACTAACAAATTGTGGGAAACTGGTTGACCTAGAGGGTGACATCAAGCTTGAGCCTATAGGAAATGTAGATGCGGAAGTCATAAAAGTTTTGGGCTTGCACAACGTGCAATCTATGACAAACGTTGAGATGGACTTTTTCAATGGCGTCTCAGCAAATAGCACCTCATCCGGCAGAATTGAGAGGCTTCCTATtcag GGGCTGCATGAAGAAGGTATATTCAGCACATTTTTTCCAGGAGGCGAGGTTCCAGACTGGTTTAGCAATAAAAGTGCAGGGTCCGCAATATCTTTTACTGTGTGCTCACTACCTAATTGCAGGTTCCAAGGCCTGAACTTCTGTTGTGTCTATGCACTTTCCGATAAAGAGGAGATTTGCTGGCCACCTCCATTATTTGCTAAAGTTTGCAATAAGAGCAAGGATCTCAAGTGGATATATGGTCCGCGTGGCTTTGTCATTCCAAAAGCTGGAGAAGAGGTGATATGGTTAAGCCACTGGAAGCTTGGGAATTATTTAGACGCAGGTGATGAAGTGACAGTTAAAGTAGTCGTTGATGTTGGTTTTCAAGTGAAAGAGTGTGGCATAAACCATGTGTGCGCGCAAGATCAAGAGGACATCGAGAAAGCCTCTTTTGATCACTCTCGTTTAGATGCATGTATTTATGGAAGTATCCCACGGGTTTCTAGTGTAACTATTAATGGGGCAACTTTTCTCGGCATTCGTATCAACTACTCCCGGGGAAGGTCCTCACTATCACACCACCTTTCTAGATATGATTGGTCCCAAAAATTGTTGGAAGACTCCACAGAAATAACTG GCCAAGTGGTAGTACAAGATGAGAATGGGGTTTTCAGGCTACCAACAGGGGCAGCAAG AATTTGA
- the LOC127810395 gene encoding uncharacterized protein LOC127810395 isoform X2 has translation MFSFLPFLLVNPILPLLHELVFHTVGDRSSYISLLLVSSSILVSCFQCPKMAGVFVSHMHACMISLLSVIRPAERQSYGRASTKKPVTSTQVASQQGT, from the exons ATGTTCAGTTTTTTGCCCTTTCTTCTCGTCAATCCAATTTTGCCTCTATTGCACGAACTTGTCTTTCATACAGTTGGCGATCGAAGCTCCTACATATCGTTGTTGCTTGTGTCATCGTCGATCTTGGTTTCAT GTTTTCAATGTCCTAAAATGGCTGGTGTCTTTGTTTcacacatgcatgcatgtatgatCTCCCTACTATCTGTTATCAGGCCTGCTGAAAGACAATCGTATGGTAGGGCTTCAACCAAGAAGCCAGTGACAAGCACTCAAGTTGCTTCTCAACAAG GTACTTGA
- the LOC127810395 gene encoding uncharacterized protein LOC127810395 isoform X1 encodes MFSFLPFLLVNPILPLLHELVFHTVGDRSSYISLLLVSSSILVSCFQCPKMAGVFVSHMHACMISLLSVIRPAERQSYGRASTKKPVTSTQVASQQGQCSKLDHMEVF; translated from the exons ATGTTCAGTTTTTTGCCCTTTCTTCTCGTCAATCCAATTTTGCCTCTATTGCACGAACTTGTCTTTCATACAGTTGGCGATCGAAGCTCCTACATATCGTTGTTGCTTGTGTCATCGTCGATCTTGGTTTCAT GTTTTCAATGTCCTAAAATGGCTGGTGTCTTTGTTTcacacatgcatgcatgtatgatCTCCCTACTATCTGTTATCAGGCCTGCTGAAAGACAATCGTATGGTAGGGCTTCAACCAAGAAGCCAGTGACAAGCACTCAAGTTGCTTCTCAACAAG GACAATGTTCAAAGCTAGACCATATGGAagttttttga